One Stenotrophomonas sp. SAU14A_NAIMI4_5 DNA segment encodes these proteins:
- a CDS encoding CstA-like transporter-associated (seleno)protein codes for MSTQLVPVGQYQTHRRIWRRLVQTARLCCGIPDYDNYVRHMLEKHPDQEPMDYKTFFRERQEARYGGRNGGRCC; via the coding sequence ATGAGCACGCAACTGGTTCCCGTCGGCCAGTACCAGACGCACCGCCGCATCTGGCGGCGCCTGGTGCAGACCGCACGGCTGTGCTGTGGGATTCCTGATTACGACAACTACGTCCGGCACATGCTGGAGAAGCATCCGGATCAGGAACCGATGGACTACAAGACGTTCTTCCGCGAACGGCAGGAAGCGCGCTACGGCGGTCGCAACGGCGGTCGCTGCTGCTGA